One genomic window of Candidatus Sulfotelmatobacter sp. includes the following:
- a CDS encoding DUF5658 family protein produces MRTVLFIAILANSADLVATSLGIHLFGNREGNPLLADLAHSHWLLFVTLKGIGIPFLIWRLDHYRSSSPLLATAGMGIVTLCMTLAVGQWIGWIAGVLTVYGLPRP; encoded by the coding sequence GTGCGCACCGTGCTCTTCATCGCCATTCTGGCCAACAGCGCCGATCTGGTCGCCACGTCGCTTGGCATCCATCTCTTCGGCAATCGCGAGGGCAATCCTCTGCTCGCCGATCTCGCGCACAGCCACTGGCTGCTGTTCGTGACGCTGAAGGGAATCGGGATTCCATTCCTCATCTGGCGCCTCGACCACTACCGGTCGTCCTCGCCCTTGCTGGCGACCGCCGGGATGGGGATCGTGACGCTGTGTATGACGCTCGCGGTCGGGCAGTGGATCGGCTGGATCGCGGGCGTGCTGACGGTGTACGGGCTTCCGCGCCCCTAG